The Ananas comosus cultivar F153 linkage group 7, ASM154086v1, whole genome shotgun sequence genome has a window encoding:
- the LOC109712414 gene encoding mediator of RNA polymerase II transcription subunit 15a-like — protein sequence MEGTNGSTSRSEGVAAVGANGADWRAQLEPAARQRIVNKIIESLKRHLPISDPEGINELHKIAVRFEEKIYTAATSQADYLKKISLKLLSMESKSGQAPAGHNIVPNISHVDQIPIYPDPDVTGELQNLNLETEI from the exons ATGGAGGGGACGAACGGCAGCACTTCTCGATCGGAAGGCGTTGCTGCCGTCGGCGCCAACGGCGCCGACTGGCGGGCGCAGCTCGAACCCGCCGCCCGGCAGAGGATCGTCAATAAGAT AATCGAGTCTCTAAAGAGGCACCTACCGATATCCGATCCAGAGGGCATTAATGAACTTCATAAAATTGCTGTACGATTCGAGGAGAAGATATATACTGCGGCTACTTCCCAG GCTGATTATTTGAAGAAAATTTCACTGAAATTGCTCTCTATGGAGTCAAAGAGCGGGCAGGCTCCTGCAGGTCATAACATAGTGCCAAACATTTCTCATGTGGATCAAATTCCTATTTACCCAGATCCTG ATGTGACCGGCGAGCTTCAGAATCTGAACCTGGAAACTGAGATTTAA
- the LOC109712289 gene encoding uncharacterized protein LOC109712289 isoform X2, which yields MNCISCASSAALFSNSGHGLMRRALYGFSTISWRRRGIWHAGFEALNLGLIPSAIRVRCFSSKRARASKSPKAANEKAAMAEEGDAFYVVRKGDVVAVYKNLSDCQAQVSSSVCDPSVSVYKGYSLRKETEDYLAARGLKNPLYAINAADVNEDLFGNLVPCPFQQPDGLAFLVAQTGEKTSTLKRAQHMESSSALIEPAKKHLKLGYSVEQQAIFRNDVSCVLEFDGASKGNPGKSGAGVILRAEDGSVICRVREGLGAVTNNVAEYRALILGMKYALKKGFQKIRVQGDSKLVCNQVQDLWRARHENMAGLCKEAKELKDMFLSFEIRHVKREFNADADAQANLAVDLPTGEIHEESGLRFSDSGA from the exons ATGAACTGCATTTCGTGCGCGTCTTCTGCAGCTCTCTTTTCGAATAGCGGGCATGGACTCATGAGGAGAGCTTTATACGGGTTTTCTACGATCTCATGGAGGAGAAGAGGCATATGGCACGCCGGCTTTGAAGCGCTCAATTTAGGTCTCATCCCGTCGGCAATTCGTGTCCGGTGCTTCTCTTCTAAGCGTGCGCGTGCTTCGAAGTCGCCGAAGGCGGCGAATGAGAAAGCGGCCATGGCTGAAGAGGGTGATGCTTTTTATGTTGTCCGGAAAGGAGATGTTGTCGCCGTCTATAAAAATTTGAGCGATTGTCAAGCTCAAGTTAGCTCTTCG GTGTGTGACCCTTCTGTCAGTGTGTACAAAGGTTATTCTTTGCGTAAAGAAACGGAAGATTATCTTGCTGCTCGTGGGCTTAAAAACCCTCTCTACGCCATTAATGCAGCCGATGTGAATGAGGATCTGTTTGGGAACCTAGTCCCATGTCCTTTTCAG CAACCAGATGGACTTGCATTTTTGGTTGCTCAAACTGGCGAAAAGACTTCTACTTTGAAAAGGGCGCAGCACATG GAATCTTCTTCTGCCCTGATTGAACCGGCAAAGAAACATCTCAAGCTTGGGTATTCAGTTGAGCAGCAAGCAATATTTCGTAATGAC GTGTCTTGTGTTCTTGAATTTGATGGTGCTTCAAAAGGAAATCCTGGAAAATCTGGCGCTGGAGTTATTCTTCGAGCTGAAGATGGAAGTGTG ATTTGTAGAGTCCGCGAAGGTTTGGGTGCTGTAACAAATAATGTTGCCGAATATCGAGCATTGATTTTAGGAATGAAGTATGCTCTAAAGAAAGGGTTTCAGAAAATACGTGTGCAAGGTGACTCTAAGCTTGTTTGTAATCAG GTTCAAGATCTCTGGCGGGCCAGGCACGAGAACATGGCTGGCTTGTGCAAGGAGGCGAAGGAGCTCAAGGATATGTTTCTGTCATTTGAGATCAGACATGTTAAGAGG GAGTTTAATGCGGATGCCGATGCTCAGGCGAACCTAGCTGTCGATCTCCCGA CCGGAGAAATTCACGAGGAATCCGGTCTGCGCTTCTCTGATTCTGGTGCTTAA
- the LOC109712289 gene encoding uncharacterized protein LOC109712289 isoform X1: MNCISCASSAALFSNSGHGLMRRALYGFSTISWRRRGIWHAGFEALNLGLIPSAIRVRCFSSKRARASKSPKAANEKAAMAEEGDAFYVVRKGDVVAVYKNLSDCQAQVSSSVCDPSVSVYKGYSLRKETEDYLAARGLKNPLYAINAADVNEDLFGNLVPCPFQQPDGLAFLVAQTGEKTSTLKRAQHMVSMESSSALIEPAKKHLKLGYSVEQQAIFRNDVSCVLEFDGASKGNPGKSGAGVILRAEDGSVICRVREGLGAVTNNVAEYRALILGMKYALKKGFQKIRVQGDSKLVCNQVQDLWRARHENMAGLCKEAKELKDMFLSFEIRHVKREFNADADAQANLAVDLPTGEIHEESGLRFSDSGA, from the exons ATGAACTGCATTTCGTGCGCGTCTTCTGCAGCTCTCTTTTCGAATAGCGGGCATGGACTCATGAGGAGAGCTTTATACGGGTTTTCTACGATCTCATGGAGGAGAAGAGGCATATGGCACGCCGGCTTTGAAGCGCTCAATTTAGGTCTCATCCCGTCGGCAATTCGTGTCCGGTGCTTCTCTTCTAAGCGTGCGCGTGCTTCGAAGTCGCCGAAGGCGGCGAATGAGAAAGCGGCCATGGCTGAAGAGGGTGATGCTTTTTATGTTGTCCGGAAAGGAGATGTTGTCGCCGTCTATAAAAATTTGAGCGATTGTCAAGCTCAAGTTAGCTCTTCG GTGTGTGACCCTTCTGTCAGTGTGTACAAAGGTTATTCTTTGCGTAAAGAAACGGAAGATTATCTTGCTGCTCGTGGGCTTAAAAACCCTCTCTACGCCATTAATGCAGCCGATGTGAATGAGGATCTGTTTGGGAACCTAGTCCCATGTCCTTTTCAG CAACCAGATGGACTTGCATTTTTGGTTGCTCAAACTGGCGAAAAGACTTCTACTTTGAAAAGGGCGCAGCACATGGTGAGTATG GAATCTTCTTCTGCCCTGATTGAACCGGCAAAGAAACATCTCAAGCTTGGGTATTCAGTTGAGCAGCAAGCAATATTTCGTAATGAC GTGTCTTGTGTTCTTGAATTTGATGGTGCTTCAAAAGGAAATCCTGGAAAATCTGGCGCTGGAGTTATTCTTCGAGCTGAAGATGGAAGTGTG ATTTGTAGAGTCCGCGAAGGTTTGGGTGCTGTAACAAATAATGTTGCCGAATATCGAGCATTGATTTTAGGAATGAAGTATGCTCTAAAGAAAGGGTTTCAGAAAATACGTGTGCAAGGTGACTCTAAGCTTGTTTGTAATCAG GTTCAAGATCTCTGGCGGGCCAGGCACGAGAACATGGCTGGCTTGTGCAAGGAGGCGAAGGAGCTCAAGGATATGTTTCTGTCATTTGAGATCAGACATGTTAAGAGG GAGTTTAATGCGGATGCCGATGCTCAGGCGAACCTAGCTGTCGATCTCCCGA CCGGAGAAATTCACGAGGAATCCGGTCTGCGCTTCTCTGATTCTGGTGCTTAA
- the LOC109712289 gene encoding uncharacterized protein LOC109712289 isoform X3 produces MRRALYGFSTISWRRRGIWHAGFEALNLGLIPSAIRVRCFSSKRARASKSPKAANEKAAMAEEGDAFYVVRKGDVVAVYKNLSDCQAQVSSSVCDPSVSVYKGYSLRKETEDYLAARGLKNPLYAINAADVNEDLFGNLVPCPFQQPDGLAFLVAQTGEKTSTLKRAQHMVSMESSSALIEPAKKHLKLGYSVEQQAIFRNDVSCVLEFDGASKGNPGKSGAGVILRAEDGSVICRVREGLGAVTNNVAEYRALILGMKYALKKGFQKIRVQGDSKLVCNQVQDLWRARHENMAGLCKEAKELKDMFLSFEIRHVKREFNADADAQANLAVDLPTGEIHEESGLRFSDSGA; encoded by the exons ATGAGGAGAGCTTTATACGGGTTTTCTACGATCTCATGGAGGAGAAGAGGCATATGGCACGCCGGCTTTGAAGCGCTCAATTTAGGTCTCATCCCGTCGGCAATTCGTGTCCGGTGCTTCTCTTCTAAGCGTGCGCGTGCTTCGAAGTCGCCGAAGGCGGCGAATGAGAAAGCGGCCATGGCTGAAGAGGGTGATGCTTTTTATGTTGTCCGGAAAGGAGATGTTGTCGCCGTCTATAAAAATTTGAGCGATTGTCAAGCTCAAGTTAGCTCTTCG GTGTGTGACCCTTCTGTCAGTGTGTACAAAGGTTATTCTTTGCGTAAAGAAACGGAAGATTATCTTGCTGCTCGTGGGCTTAAAAACCCTCTCTACGCCATTAATGCAGCCGATGTGAATGAGGATCTGTTTGGGAACCTAGTCCCATGTCCTTTTCAG CAACCAGATGGACTTGCATTTTTGGTTGCTCAAACTGGCGAAAAGACTTCTACTTTGAAAAGGGCGCAGCACATGGTGAGTATG GAATCTTCTTCTGCCCTGATTGAACCGGCAAAGAAACATCTCAAGCTTGGGTATTCAGTTGAGCAGCAAGCAATATTTCGTAATGAC GTGTCTTGTGTTCTTGAATTTGATGGTGCTTCAAAAGGAAATCCTGGAAAATCTGGCGCTGGAGTTATTCTTCGAGCTGAAGATGGAAGTGTG ATTTGTAGAGTCCGCGAAGGTTTGGGTGCTGTAACAAATAATGTTGCCGAATATCGAGCATTGATTTTAGGAATGAAGTATGCTCTAAAGAAAGGGTTTCAGAAAATACGTGTGCAAGGTGACTCTAAGCTTGTTTGTAATCAG GTTCAAGATCTCTGGCGGGCCAGGCACGAGAACATGGCTGGCTTGTGCAAGGAGGCGAAGGAGCTCAAGGATATGTTTCTGTCATTTGAGATCAGACATGTTAAGAGG GAGTTTAATGCGGATGCCGATGCTCAGGCGAACCTAGCTGTCGATCTCCCGA CCGGAGAAATTCACGAGGAATCCGGTCTGCGCTTCTCTGATTCTGGTGCTTAA
- the LOC109712452 gene encoding uncharacterized protein LOC109712452, whose translation MATLSSLSPSLHSHPRTLPSPSPSSSPSFLSLLPRRPKPFSSPRATANGAVRGGAAPAAAAAAAEFVPDSSSDVLTMFFKAEGTMDESNIPAVFKALEGTEGISDVVVRVADGVASVELTKQTTVQATGAASSLVEIIQGSGFKLQALNLSFEDEEDAAD comes from the exons ATGGCGACGCTCTCctcgctctctccctctctccactCCCATCCCCGCACATtgccctctccttctccctcctcctccccttcgtTCCTCTCGCTTCTTCCGCGGAGACCGAAGCCGTTCTCGAGCCCTAGAGCGACCGCGAATGGCGCCGTACGAGGCGGCGCcgccccggcggcggcggcggcggcggcggagttcGTCCCCGACTCCTCCTCCGACGTGCTCACCATGTTCTTCAAG GCTGAGGGAACCATGGATGAATCAAATATCCCTGCTGTGTTCAAGGCTCTAGAA GGAACAGAGGGAATCAGTGATGTGGTGGTGCGGGTCGCGGACGGCGTCGCCAGTGTTGAG TTGACGAAGCAGACCACCGTGCAAGCTACAGGGGCGGCTTCGAGTCTGGTCGAGATCATACAAGGGTCAGGATTCAAGCTGCAAGCTCTgaatttgagtttcgaggatGAAGAAGATGCTGCAGACTAG
- the LOC109713478 gene encoding uncharacterized protein LOC109713478, producing MGHKGEGVTVGCKVLPICDAVSATGPNGADSGGEGSSEKEAGRSGERRRALSRMKELIKWAAAAKSHKVGSKAWKILYFKSRASLKDPLDDHMSSNSSKISFRWDVGSCSSTSTVYSPLSAFASTARTTHMIVKSCSNLSVALQSTECDDLRNSCSLNTEGGCVRTGQWITTDSDFVVLEL from the exons ATGGGACACAAGGGTGAGGGTGTTACTGTAGGGTGCAAAGTCCTACCCATTTGCGACGCGGTCTCGGCGACCGGGCCCAACGGCGCGGACAGCGGCGGAGAGGGTTCGTCGGAGAAGGAGGCCGGGCGTAGTGGGGAGAGGCGGCGTGCGCTGTCGCGGATGAAGGAGCTCATCAAGTGGGCAGCAGCAGCTAAGTCCCACAAAGTTGGTAGCAAAGCATGGAAG ATCTTGTACTTCAAAAGCAGAGCATCACTTAAGGACCCACTTGATGACCATATGAGCTCGAACTCGAGCAAGATCAGCTTCCGGTGGGACGTCGGCAGCTGCTCGTCGACGTCGACGGTGTATTCACCGTTGTCAGCGTTCGCATCCACAGCGCGAACCACACATATGATAGTGAAGAGCTGCTCCAACCTCTCAGTTGCTCTGCAAAGCACAGAGTGTGATGATCTCAGAAACTCATGCAGCCTAAACACTGAGGGGGGGTGTGTCAGAACAGGGCAGTGGATCACTACAGATTCTGATT TTGTGGTGCTGGAGCTATGA
- the LOC109713476 gene encoding hydroxyethylthiazole kinase: MECGAAAWALLERVRRSAPLVHCITNLVSMDLVANALLAAGASPAMVHSLREVPEFAPRAAALVVNVGTLSEPWLPAMRAAAAAAADAGRPWVLDPVAASASEFRMDACLGLLALRPTVVRGNPSEIIALASASRIRDAKGVDSSHESIDAVEAAKSLALSSGAVVAVSGAVDFITDGQNVIGAHNGVPMMRKITATGCAVTALIAAFVAVDPTNTLEATACALSIFGLAGELGMEMAKGPASLRMHLIDSLYGLDEKTVASRVKILRHS; encoded by the exons ATGGAGTGCGGAGCGGCGGCGTGGGCGCTCCTCGAGCGCGTGCGGCGCAGCGCCCCGCTCGTGCACTGCATCACCAACCTCGTCTCCATGGACCTCGTCGCCAACGCGCTCCTCGCCGCGGGGGCCTCCCCCGCCATGGTCCACTCCCTCCGCGAGGTCCCCGAGTTCgccccccgcgccgccgccctcgtcgTCAACGTCGGCACCCTCTCCGAGCCCTGGCTCCCTGCCatgcgcgccgccgccgccgccgccgccgacgccggcCGCCCCTGGGTCCTCGACCccgtcgccgcctccgcctccgagTTCCGCATGGACGCGTGCCTCGGCCTCCTCGCCCTCCGCCCCACAGTCGTGAGGGGGAACCCCTCCGAGATCATCGCCCTCGCGTCCGCGTCCCGGATCCGCGACGCAAAG GGAGTCGACAGCTCCCATGAGTCAATTGATGCCGTGGAAGCTGCCAAGTCATTGGCACTTTCCAGTGGTGCGGTTGTCGCAGTATCAGGAGCTGTCGATTTTATCACCGATGGACAGAACGTGATCGGTGCGCACAATGGGGTGCCCATGATGCGGAAGATCACTGCAACAGGATGCGCGGTCACAGCCCTCATCGCGGCCTTTGTTGCTGTAGATCCAACAAACACTTTGGAAGCAACTGCTTGTGCTCTCTCCATCTTTGGCCTGGCTGGAGAGCTAGGGATGGAAATGGCGAAAGGACCGGCCTCGCTTAGAATGCACCTGATCGATTCACTTTATGGACTCGATGAAAAAACCGTAGCTTCGCGGGTTAAAATTTTGCGGCACTCATAA
- the LOC109712524 gene encoding MDIS1-interacting receptor like kinase 1-like produces the protein MPNYSKLLIFCLFLFVTLLFSCNAGGAASSFDETSALLAFKSALVDPLGALSGWASGLPHCGWPGVGCGTAGTVLRLDLSCMNLSGTVSDDILRLPSLAYLNLSYNSFSTALPASLAALLALEVFDVSQNNFAGEFPAGLGACAGLVTVNASGNNFVGVLPEDLSNATSLEVIDLRGSFFEGPIQPSYGSFRKLKFLGLSGNNITGKIPVELGGVSSLEKLIIGYNELEGTIPAEFGNLANLRYLDLAVGNLNGPIPPELGRLRSLTTLYLYKNNLDGMIPKEIGNASALAYLDLSDNSIAGPIPAELAQLANLQLLNVMCNRLKGPVPAGIGELARLEVLELWNNSLTGPLPAGLGQSSALQWLDVSSNMLSGPIPAGLCAGGNLTKLILFGNNFSGGIPGSLATCASLVRVRMQNNRLNGTVPGGFGRLPRLQRLELAGNELGGEIPTDLALSTSLSFIDLSHNNLRSSLPSNILAVPTLQSFAAADNQLTGEIPDQFQDCPALAALDLSNNRLTGGVPPGLASCQRLVNLNLRSNRLAGDIPAAIAAMPALAVLDLSSNFFTGPIPENFGSSPALETLNLAYNNLSGPVPGNGILRSINPDDLAGNPGLCSGVLPPCSGAIGREFPTTSERIEHLKHIAVGWLAGIAVVAALCAALFAGRIVYRRWYVDRGGGGGGCCDDHVDEESGAWPWRLTAFQRLGFATADILACVKESNVIGMGATGIVYKAELQRPHLVIAVKKLWRPSRAEGVGSEPRCDIAAAEVSVLGRLRHRNIVRLLGYLHNDADAMLLYEYMPNGSLWEALHGPGGAGGGRVLADWVARYNVALGVAQGLAYLHHDCHPPIIHRDIKSNNILLDANMEARIADFGLARMVAHKNETLSVVAGSYGYIAPEYGYTLKVDQKSDVYSYGVVLMELLTGKRPIEPEFGESQDIVGWIRERLRSNRAEAVLDPSIGGGQCKHVQEEMLLVLRIAVLCTAKLPKDRPSMRDVLTMLGEAKPRRKSGSSGGGSGGTAVASNVVDKDKPVFSTSPESGYL, from the exons ATGCCTAACTATTCTAAGTTACTTATCTTCTGCTTGTTCTTATTCGTGACCTTATTATTCTCCTGCAATGCAGGAGGGGCCGCGAGCAGTTTTGACGAGACGTCAGCGCTGCTCGCGTTTAAATCGGCTCTGGTCGATCCGCTCGGCGCGTTAAGTGGCTGGGCCAGCGGCCTCCCGCACTGTGGCTGGCCCGGCGTGGGCTGCGGCACAGCCGGTACCGTCCTGCGGCTCGACCTCTCCTGCATGAACCTCAGCggcaccgtctccgacgacatTCTCCGCCTCCCGAGCCTCGCCTATCTCAACCTCTCGTACAATTCATTCTCCACCGCGCTCCCCGCGTCCCTCGCCGCGCTCTTGGCGCTCGAGGTGTTCGACGTGAGCCAGAACAACTTCGCGGGCGAGTTCCCCGCCGGGCTCGGCGCCTGCGCCGGCCTTGTAACCGTCAATGCGTCCGGGAACAACTTCGTCGGCGTGTTACCGGAGGACCTGTCGAATGCGACGTCGCTAGAGGTCATCGACCTCCGCGGGAGCTTCTTCGAGGGCCCGATACAGCCGTCCTACGGCAGCTTCCGGAAGCTCAAGTTTCTAGGCCTCTCCGGCAATAACATCACCGGAAAGATCCCCGTTGAGCTCGGCGGCGTCTCCTCGTTGGAGAAGCTCATAATTGGATACAACGAGCTCGAAGGGACCATCCCCGCGGAGTTCGGGAACCTCGCGAATCTCCGGTACCTCGACCTCGCGGTCGGGAACCTGAACGGACCGATCCCGCCCGAGTTAGGCCGGCTGCGGAGCCTGACCACGCTCTACCTGTACAAGAACAATCTCGACGGCATGATCCCGAAGGAGATCGGGAACGCGTCGGCGCTTGCCTATCTCGACCTCTCCGACAACTCGATCGCGGGGCCGATACCGGCCGAATTGGCGCAGCTGGCGAATCTGCAGCTGCTGAACGTCATGTGCAACCGGCTGAAGGGCCCGGTACCGGCCGGGATCGGGGAATTGGCGCGGCTGGAGGTGCTGGAGCTGTGGAACAACTCGCTGACCGGCCCGCTCCCCGCGGGGCTCGGCCAGAGCTCTGCGCTGCAGTGGCTCGACGTGTCGTCGAACATGCTCTCCGGCCCGATCCCCGCCGGCCTCTGCGCCGGCGGGAATCTCACCAAACTGATACTCTTCGGCAACAACTTCTCCGGCGGCATCCCGGGCAGCTTGGCCACGTGTGCTTCACTCGTGCGCGTGCGCATGCAGAACAACCGGCTCAACGGCACCGTCCCCGGCGGCTTTGGCCGCCTCCCGCGGCTCCAGCGGCTCGAATTGGCGGGCAACGAGCTCGGCGGCGAGATACCGACCGACCTCGCGCTATCGACGTCGCTGTCATTCATCGATCTTTCGCACAACAATCTCCGGTCGTCGCTTCCCTCGAACATCCTGGCCGTGCCGACGCTCCAGAGCTTCGCGGCAGCCGACAACCAGCTGACGGGTGAAATCCCGGACCAGTTCCAGGACTGCCCGGCGCTCGCGGCGCTCGACCTGTCGAACAACCGGCTGACCGGCGGCGTGCCGCCGGGCCTGGCGTCCTGCCAGCGCCTCGTGAATTTGAACCTCCGGAGCAACCGGCTGGCTGGCGACATACCGGCAGCGATCGCCGCCATGCCGGCGCTTGCCGTCCTCGACCTTTCAAGCAACTTCTTCACCGGCCCGATACCGGAGAACTTCGGCAGCTCCCCGGCGCTCGAAACGctcaacttggcatacaacaaCCTCTCCGGCCCCGTCCCCGGCAACGGAATTCTACGTTCCATCAATCCCGATGACCTCGCCGGCAATCCGGGGCTCTGCAGCGGAGTGCTCCCGCCATGCTCGGGTGCGATCGGCCGCGAATTCCCGACGACGAGCGAAAGGATCGAGCACCTGAAGCATATTGCCGTCGGGTGGCTGGCGGGGATTGCCGTGGTGGCTGCATTGTGTGCCGCGCTCTTCGCCGGCCGAATTGTGTACCGGAGGTGGTACGTGGaccgtggcggcggcggcggagggtgcTGCGATGACCACGTCGACGAGGAAAGCGGTGCATGGCCGTGGCGGCTCACGGCGTTCCAGCGGCTTGGCTTCGCGACCGCCGACATACTCGCCTGCGTCAAGGAGTCCAATGTGATCGGCATGGGCGCCACCGGGATTGTGTACAAGGCCGAGCTGCAGCGGCCGCATTTGGTGATTGCCGTGAAGAAGCTGTGGCGGCCGTCGAGGGCCGAGGGTGTGGGATCGGAGCCCAGGTGCGATATCGCGGCGGCGGAAGTGAGCGTGCTGGGCCGGTTGCGGCACCGGAACATAGTGCGGCTGCTCGGGTACCTGCACAACGACGCTGACGCGATGCTGCTGTACGAGTACATGCCGAACGGGAGCCTGTGGGAGGCGCTGCACGGGCCAGGAGGTGCTGGAGGGGGCCGGGTGCTCGCCGACTGGGTGGCGCGGTACAATGTTGCACTGGGAGTGGCGCAGGGATTGGCATACCTGCACCACGACTGCCACCCGCCAATCATCCATCGCGACATCAAGTCAAACAACATCCTGCTCGACGCGAACATGGAGGCCCGCATCGCCGACTTCGGGCTCGCGAGGATGGTGGCGCACAAGAACGAGACGCTTTCGGTGGTCGCCGGATCCTACGGCTACATTGCACCAG AGTACGGGTACACTCTGAAGGTGGATCAGAAGAGCGACGTATACAGCTACGGAGTGGTGCTGATGGAGCTCCTGACAGGGAAGAGGCCGATCGAGCCGGAGTTCGGGGAGAGCCAGGACATAGTCGGGTGGATCCGCGAGAGGCTGCGGAGCAACCGGGCGGAGGCGGTGCTCGACCCGAGCATCGGCGGGGGGCAGTGCAAGCACGTGCAGGAGGAGATGCTGCTGGTGCTGCGGATCGCGGTGCTCTGCACCGCGAAGCTGCCCAAGGACCGGCCGTCGATGCGGGACGTGCTCACCATGCTCGGCGAGGCGAAGCCCCGCAGGAAGAGCGGGAGCTCCGGGGGCGGGAGCGGCGGCACGGCGGTGGCGAGCAATGTGGTGGACAAGGATAAGCCCGTGTTTAGCACCTCGCCGGAATCCGGGTACCTTTGA
- the LOC109712571 gene encoding histone-lysine N-methyltransferase family member SUVH2-like has translation MASSSSPLQSPLFSLLSTPGVVVPKLEPSEFNGGGGDGGGDGGGDGENPSQLLTPDLLRRLLDELSPAAARDDALLSDYLLLAKLKLAAASAATSPAAAVAATPSPSSVISSVALANPSPKNRRRSGGLVRVSHLGAADHAYFRVLVRRARLTYDSLRCLYARRRSIRDETGGGGGGEGGSPGRRRRPDLIAAKTMTDRGLWLHRDRRIVGPIPGVAVGDVFLYRAELCVLGVHGAVQAGIDFVPASQVPEGEPIAVSIVSSGGYQDDEDAADDVLVYTGSGGRVGRNSVWHSADQKLERGNLALERSMTYGIELRVVRAHPADATPTGRVYVYDGLYKVVDCDRHVGRSGCHVFRFKLLRMQGQDDCGLKNLKLAEHLKAQLAAGAKPEGYAKRDISRKRELLPVPLFNNIDEDVDPRLFDYVARPDFPSPAVAPRGCKCVADCSTNCLCEKRNKCGFAYSNGVLLRGRPVIFECGDSCKCPPTCPNRVAQKGMRHQLEVFRSRDTGWGVRSLDVIQAGSFVCELSGEVLTREEAKYVSAEHATYLIDPTRFPERWREWGDVSEAIPDRPPPEFANRPELGYFLDVSRKRNVACYISHSSVPNVFVQFVLYGHDAESYPHIMIFAMENIPPLRELSIDYGIGQECVGMLAQ, from the coding sequence ATGGCGTCGTCTTCTTCGCCGCTCCAATCccctctcttctccctcctctccactCCCGGCGTCGTCGTCCCCAAGCTCGAGCCCTCCGAGTTcaatggcggcggcggagacggtggcggagacggcggcggcgatggcgaaaACCCTAGCCAGCTTCTCAcccccgacctcctccgccgcctcctcgacGAGCtttcccccgccgccgcccgcgaCGACGCGCTCCTCTCCGACTACCTTCTCCTCGCCAAGCTCAAGCTCGCCGCCGCTTCAGCGGCCACCTCCCCCGCCGCTGCCGTGGCGGccaccccctccccctcctccgtgATCTCCTCCGTCGCCCTAGCGAACCCTAGCCCCAAGAACCGCCGCCGCTCCGGCGGCCTGGTCCGCGTCTCCCACCTCGGCGCCGCCGACCACGCCTACTTCCGCGTCCTCGTCCGCCGCGCGCGCCTCACCTACGACTCCCTCCGCTGCCTCTACGCTCGCCGCCGCAGCATCCGGGACGagaccggcggcggcggcggcggcgaggggggGTCCCCaggccgccgccggcgccccgacCTGATCGCCGCGAAGACGATGACCGATCGCGGGCTGTGGCTCCACCGCGACCGCCGCATCGTCGGCCCCATCCCGGGGGTCGCCGTCGGGGACGTGTTCCTCTACCGCGCCGAGCTGTGCGTCCTCGGCGTGCACGGCGCCGTCCAGGCCGGCATCGACTTCGTCCCCGCGTCCCAGGTCCCCGAGGGCGAGCCCATCGCCGTGAGCATCGTCTCCTCCGGGGGCTACCAGGACGACGAGGACGCCGCCGACGACGTCCTCGTCTACACCGGCAGCGGCGGCCGCGTCGGCCGCAACAGCGTGTGGCACTCCGCCGACCAGAAGCTCGAGCGCGGCAACCTCGCCCTCGAGCGGAGCATGACCTACGGCATCGAGCTCCGCGTCGTGCGCGCCCACCCCGCCGACGCCACCCCCACCGGCCGCGTCTACGTCTACGACGGCCTCTACAAGGTCGTCGACTGCGACCGCCATGTCGGCCGATCCGGGTGCCATGTCTTCCGCTTCAAGCTCCTCCGCATGCAGGGCCAAGATGACTGCGGCCTTAAGAACCTCAAGCTCGCCGAGCACCTCAAGGCGCAGCTCGCCGCGGGGGCGAAGCCGGAGGGCTATGCCAAGCGCGACATCTCGCGCAAGCGGGAGCTCCTCCCCGTCCCGCTGTTCAACAACATCGATGAGGACGTCGATCCTCGGCTGTTCGACTACGTCGCTCGCCCTGATTTCCCTTCCCCTGCGGTGGCGCCGAGAGGCTGCAAATGTGTCGCCGATTGCTCGACCAATTGCCTCTGCGAGAAAAGGAACAAGTGTGGGTTCGCTTATAGCAACGGCGTCCTCCTGCGAGGGCGGCCGGTGATCTTCGAGTGCGGAGATTCGTGCAAGTGCCCGCCGACGTGCCCTAACCGTGTGGCGCAGAAGGGGATGAGGCATCAGTTGGAGGTGTTCAGGTCGAGAGACACGGGGTGGGGGGTCCGGTCTTTGGATGTGATTCAGGCCGGGTCTTTCGTTTGCGAGCTCAGCGGGGAGGTGCTCACAAGGGAGGAGGCTAAGTATGTTTCTGCGGAGCACGCTACATATTTGATCGATCCCACCCGATTCCCAGAAAGATGGAGGGAATGGGGTGATGTTTCTGAGGCAATCCCCGACCGCCCACCCCCGGAGTTTGCCAATCGGCCCGAGCTGGGTTACTTTTTAGATGTTTCGAGGAAGCGGAATGTTGCCTGCTATATCAGCCACAGTAGTGTGCCAAATGTGTTTGTGCAGTTTGTGCTCTATGGTCATGATGCTGAATCGTATCCTCATATAATGATCTTTGCTATGGAGAACATTCCGCCTCTGCGGGAGCTGAGCATCGACTATGGGATAGGGCAAGAATGCGTCGGGATGTTAGCTCAATAG